A stretch of Lathyrus oleraceus cultivar Zhongwan6 chromosome 6, CAAS_Psat_ZW6_1.0, whole genome shotgun sequence DNA encodes these proteins:
- the LOC127096384 gene encoding protein LIFEGUARD 4 — protein MGKGDIEAGIHHGGLYPSMIESPELRWGFIRKVYAIVSIQLLFTAGFASLFVFFPPARDFVRYNNYRIVVLIVAVIFTFIVLFALSKYYDKHPVNLILLSIYTLCMSVTVGFVCAFAKALIVLEAALLTGVVVLSLTLYTFWGVKRGKDFSFLGPFLFASLMVLLLFALIQMFFPLGPIGRMVYAGLGALVMCGFIVYDTCDLIKRYSYDDYVWAAIAIYGDIINLFIYILTILNDL, from the exons ATGGGGAAGGGTGACATTGAGGCGGGGATCCACCATGGCGGCCTCTATCCGTCGATGATAGAGTCGCCCGAGCTCCGGTGGGGTTTCATCCGAAAAGTTTACGCCATTGTTTCAATTCAACTTCTTTTCACAGCTGGTTTCGCTTCCTTATTCGTGTTTTTTCCACCCGCGCGAGATTTTGTTCGTTACAATAATTATCGTATCGTTGTCTTGATCGTTGCTGTCATCTTCACCTTCATAG TTTTATTTGCATTGAGCAAATATTATGATAAACATCCAGTGAATCTAATTCTTCTTAGTATTTATACTCTCTGCATGTCTGTTACGGTTGGATTCGTTTGTGCTTTTGCCAAAG CATTGATTGTCCTAGAAGCAGCACTTCTAACTGGTGTGGTGGTTCTAAGTTTAACACTCTACACATTTTGGGGTGTTAAAAGAGGCAAAGATTTTAGTTTCCTTGGTCCATTCCTCTTTGCTTCACTTATGGTATTGTTATTGTTTGCACTTATTCAG ATGTTTTTCCCTCTTGGACCAATTGGACGTATGGTATATGCTGGTTTGGGAGCATTAGTAATGTGTGGTTTCATTGTCTATGATACTTGTGACCTCATTAAAAGATACTCCTATGATGATTATGTTTGGGCTGCCATTGCTATCTACGGGGACATTATCAACCTCTTCATCTATATTCTTACAATTTTGAATGATCTTTAG
- the LOC127097660 gene encoding uncharacterized protein LOC127097660, translated as MAIELCNEISISPGISPRISFSHDLKSSTGSIPVEPPHIHSDLRLLDSTASDFVFTVTTTLSQQFSSADELFSNGKIIPLKIKNIISNEKIFPVKKSSSSDKFFEPVLKTKRLKEFLSDETDNEEEKSTSTSTSSKHFWQFKRSSSLNIDTSRRSSLIRSLQFLSRSNSTGSAPNPKQTQKQNLQKQSSVSSSRRSSSSSSTSTCMEGRKEQKKKGTDKGVYNGQL; from the exons ATGGCAATTGAATTATGCAATGAAATATCCATCTCTCCCGGAATCAGTCCTCGAATCTCATTCTCACACGATCTAAAATCCTCAACCGGTTCAATCCCCGTCGAACCTCCCCACATTCACTCCGATTTACGTCTCCTAGACTCCACCGCCTCCGATTTCGTATTCACAGTCACCACTACTTTATCCCAACAATTCTCTTCCGCTGACGAACTTTTCTCTAACGGAAAGATCATTCCGTTGAAGATAAAAAATATTATCTCTAACGAAAAGATCTTTCCTGTTAAAAAGAGTTCATCATCAGATAAATTCTTTGAGCCTGTTCTAAAAACGAAGAGGCTCAAAGAATTCTTATCAGATGAAACTGACAACGAAGAAGAgaaatcaacatcaacatcaaccTCATCTAAGCATTTCTGGCAATTCAAAAGAAGTAGCAGTTTGAACATCGATACATCTAGACGGAGTAGCTTGATTCGATCGCTACAGTTTCTGTCAAGAAGCAATTCAACGGGTTCAGCGCCGAATCCAAAGCAAACACAGAAGCAGAATTTGCAGAAACAATCCTCTGTTTCGAGTAGTAGAAGATCTTCGTCTTCATCATCAACTTCAA CCTGCATGGAGGGAAGGAAGGAACAAAAAAAAAAAGGAACTGACAAAGGTGTCTACAATGGACAACTTTAA